In Endomicrobiales bacterium, the genomic stretch TACTACTTTGGCAGAGTGTCTTTAATTGGTTTATTAAGCAACATATTTATTGTTCCTCTCTCTGGGTTTATCACCACTTTTGGGTTTTTAATGTGTGGTTTTGAATTAGTTTCTGCAACTTTTGCGACACTTATCGCAAAGGGTCTTTCTTTAATGCTTTTTACAATGTTATGGCTTGTAAAACTTTTTGCGCAATATAAATACGCAACAGTTGTAGTTGCATACCCGTCTTTTTTTACTGTTTGTTGTTACTATTTAATAATTTTTTCAATTCCAAAACTTAAAAAAAGTTTAACGGCACGCATAATATTGTTTTTTACGATAGCAACTTTAATGGTTGTATTGGTTTTTAACAGAGTGTCAAAGGATGATAAACTATCAATAAATTTTCTCTCACTTGAACGCGGTAGGGTTGTGCACATTGCTCTGCCAAATGGGAAAAACTGGTTAATAGATTGTTCAGGAAGTTACAATAACGAGTTTGACCCTGGTAAAAGAATTGTACTGCCATATCTATTAAAAAATGCTGTTTTAAAAATAGATAAGGTTTTTATATCAAATGTGTTTATCTCAAATTATGGCGGCCTTAGAATATTATTAGAAAGCTTGCGCATTGGCGAGTTGTTTATCGCGCCACAAACAAGCTTTGAAAGCGAGTATGTAAAAGTACTTGAGCTTGCCAAAGAGAAAAATGTACCAACACGCCAAGTGTGGGCAGATGATGTCTTTAAGGAGTCAGGTGTGGTTTTAGATACACTTTGGCCTAGAACACTTTTGGAGAGTTCAAGGGATAATACGGTTGTTTTTATGCTGGAGTATCAGGATAAGAAAGTTTTATTTGCAGGCGATGCCGGTCAGCAGACGCTTTTTGAGCTTTCAAATTCTACAAGTGCGCTTAATGCCGATGTAATGCAAATAAATAATAGAAAAGAAGCAATAAACCATGAAATAATTAAAAAACTGAACCCAGAAACTCTTGTTGTTTGCGGCAGAGGTGGTTTTGATTGTTTTGATGGAGCAATGTCTAGCAATACTTATATTACTTCTAAACTTGGCAGGGTATCAGTTATCATAGATAATAAAAAGTTAACATTTAATAGTTACAAAAAGTGATTGCGAATTAACTTTTCGGTGCGCATTATTATGTGGTTTTTGCTGTCATTTTTGTTTGTTGAAAATGGCTTAAAGTGCTATAATCTGCACGCTGTTATAATTAATAAAATAACTTTAAGAGTTTAAAATGAAATCAAAAAAAGTTGCGGTTGCTAAATTGTCGGTGCTTTCAAACAGCATTTTAATTACAATCAAAATTGTGGCTGGATTTCTTACAGGGTCTGTAAGTATTATTTCTGAGGCGATACATTCGTCTATGGATTTATTGGCTTCGTTTATTGCACTTATTTCAGTTAAGGTTTCTGCTAACCCACCTGATAAAAACCACCCGTTTGGTCATGAGAAAGCTGAGAATGTTTCTGGTGTTGTAGAGGCAGTTTTAGTTATGTTTGCGGCTTCGTTGATAGTTTATTTTTCAGTAAAAAAGTTGTTAGGTACTGTGAGTATAGAGCTAGAACTGGTGGGTTTCGCAGTTATGTCTATTTCTGCAATA encodes the following:
- a CDS encoding DNA internalization-related competence protein ComEC/Rec2; amino-acid sequence: MPLIAVFLIYVLFLLIFYAHSGFLNTRSENIENFAPLQNSKIVGILERLVRQNDTKTQFILKVKTVNDKASLGDILVTYYGSFKASLGNKLLLKGNLVLPMESFNDGQFNYARYLATQNVYAIFYANEINTLEESKQYYFLRLAQSAHDFVVKTVNKHIPNYYAGVLSPMLIGDESLLDTITKENFTKAGVMHILVVSGMNVAYVAVIVWFLFRLFGFSYRVASLGSIPFILLYVFATGATPPVLRAGVMAIFVAFSLSLSRPVLIYHSLSLAAFVILIFDPRSLFSASFQLSFGATVGIVYFYKEITKLFTKTPKIIRWVCSVAAASFAAQLAVLPILAYYFGRVSLIGLLSNIFIVPLSGFITTFGFLMCGFELVSATFATLIAKGLSLMLFTMLWLVKLFAQYKYATVVVAYPSFFTVCCYYLIIFSIPKLKKSLTARIILFFTIATLMVVLVFNRVSKDDKLSINFLSLERGRVVHIALPNGKNWLIDCSGSYNNEFDPGKRIVLPYLLKNAVLKIDKVFISNVFISNYGGLRILLESLRIGELFIAPQTSFESEYVKVLELAKEKNVPTRQVWADDVFKESGVVLDTLWPRTLLESSRDNTVVFMLEYQDKKVLFAGDAGQQTLFELSNSTSALNADVMQINNRKEAINHEIIKKLNPETLVVCGRGGFDCFDGAMSSNTYITSKLGRVSVIIDNKKLTFNSYKK